From the genome of Vulpes lagopus strain Blue_001 chromosome 2, ASM1834538v1, whole genome shotgun sequence, one region includes:
- the C2H15orf61 gene encoding uncharacterized protein C15orf61 homolog, translating to MEPLRRAHEAAVRLLLCGPWASGAASRPKPRASEVLTRHLLQRRLPHWTSFCVPYRAVRNDQFGLSHFNWPVQGANYHVLRTGCFPFIKYHCSKAPWQDLAAQDRFFTALKVVNLGIPTLLYGLGSWLFARVTETVHTSYGPITVYFLNKEDEGAMY from the exons ATGGAGCCCCTGCGGAGGGCCCACGAGGCCGCGGTCCGGCTGCTGCTGTGCGGGCCCTGGGCCTCGGGCGCCGCCTCCCGCCCGAAGCCCCGCGCCTCGGAGGTGCTGACGCGGCACCTGCTGCAGCGGCGCCTGCCGCACTGGACTTCCTTCTGCGTGCCCTACCGCGCCGTCCGCAACGACCAGTTCGGCCTCTCGCACTTCAACTGGCCCGTGCAGGGCGCCAACTACCACGTCCTGCGTACCGGCTGCTTCCCCTTCATCAAGTACCACTGCTCCAAGGCCCCCTGGCAGGACCTGGCGGCGCAGGACCGGTTCTTCACGGCGCTCAAGGTCGTCAACCTGG gtATTCCAACTTTATTATATGGACTTGGCTCCTGGTTATTTGCTAGAGTCACAGAGACTGTACATACCAGTTATGGACCAATAacagtttattttctaaataaagaagatgaaggTGCCATGTATTGA